The region TCACCTCCCTGTCTCAAGTCCCAGCAGGCCCGGCCTCGCTGGCCTCCACGGGTCGGCGGAGCCAGTCTGCACCTACTTGCAGCCTCCCCTGCTGGGGAGTGCAGCTCTCATTGCTCGCTGCCCCACAGCCAGCAGCTCAGGGAGCGAGCAAGCTGTGAACACAACTGCACACGGGCAGCCCCCACAGTCTCAGTGGAACCACCCATCGGTGGACCACCTGGGACGCCGACACAGGCTGCCTCCATGATCCTCACCAGAAATGTGAGCGGAAGGCCCTTTCCTGCCCAGTCCCTTGGGGGCCACACCGATCtcaaggtggggagaggggaggcggggAAGGAAGGGGACTGGGGTGGAGAACATCTTTTTTCACAGGAGCTCACTTACATGGCATTAACTCCAATAACCAAATGCCTACTAAGCACCTATGTAGTACTGGGTGCTTTCAACACCAGCACCCTGAGAGCTAACCTCAGCGAAGGGGCAGCAGCTCCACCTACTGGGCCCTTCCCCACTGTGTTGCCAGGGATGGGTCCAGTATGAGGTTTTCTTCAAACAAACCCAGAACAggggtttattattattatatcaaggGGTTTATTATATCAAGTCCAGAATAGGGCTTGATAGGCTACTGCTTCAATCAGAAGGGCCCTAAGAGGTGTCAATGGACTACGATGGAGCTGAGTTAGCCGGTTCTCTGTGCTGGAGAGGCCTGTGGCTTCTATGTCGCCTGTGTAGCTGCTGCTTTGGAAACTTGGGTTTGTACAAGAGATCTGATTCACATGTGTTCTGCCAAGAAAAATGCTCTCCACCTCTGGAGGCTGCCACATTCTCCTTGGCACAGCTAGAACAGATGCCACCAAGAGCCCAAGCACCCTCTGGACCTGGATGGGATGGATCCTAAAGAAACAATAGTCTCTTTTCCAAGCAAGGAGCCAGGAGTCTGAGATTCCAACAGGCACGAAAATGTCAGAGCCCTTGGCCTGTTTTCAGGACCCATGAAGCTGGAGCCGCTTAGGTTCATCAGAGGGGCAGCCAATCTTTCCCCTTAGAATTCTTGGGCCTCAAAGACAGCCTTCAGTTTAAGAGCAGCTCTGGAcccctaggcttcccaggtggcactagctagcggtaaagaacccacctgccaatgcaggagacctaagagacgcaggttcaatccctgggttgggaagatcccctggagaaggaaatggcaacccactccggtattcttgcctgggaaacccgtggacagaggagcctggtgggctacagtccatggggtcccagtcGGGACAAGCTGAGTGGCTTTCAGGATCCCCAGCTTTACCCCCGTACAGAGCTAGTGCTCCGATGACTTCTACCCGGGAACTTACTCGGTGAGGATGGACCTTCCTGCTCCATTTGACCTGTATGTATCATGTGAGGACTTGTGGGTGAGTAACCTgtgtctaggggcttccctggcagctcggttggtaaagactccgtctgcaatgcaggagaccccagttcgattcctgggtcaggaagattccctggagaagggagaggctatccactccagtattcctggacttccctggtggctcagaaggtaaagaatccgcttgcaatgtgggagacctgggttcgatccctgggttgggaagatcccctggagtagggtacggcaacgcactccagcattcttgtctggagaatccccatagatagaggagcctggcgggctacacacagcccatggagtcgcagagtcagacatgactgaatgactaagcacagcacagcaacctGCACCCATGAAACCCTAGTGTTTGTGAACCAGACGGCATGCAGACATGCACACACCCGTGTTTCAGCCTGAGCGGTTGGTACCATGTGCATCTGTTAACCCGAGAGTCTACAGTGTGGGCAGCTTTGTGTGGGAGCGTGCTCCACCAAAAGCATTTAGGTgtgctccccaccctcctcccacctttccCCCAAGCAGGGACAGGGAGTCAGAGCAGCAGGATCAAGCTGTGCCGTCCCAGGAACAGACTGCTGCTGGATcggcctgctcctctgtccaacacCCATGTGATGAGTCCTTTCCTGGCTCAGGTCTCAGCTCTCCAGATGCCTTTGTCATAAGACTATCAACATTCACTTAGCTCAGCACCTTTCCAGACTGGGAAGCGCTTCCTTCCTGAAGGCAAAAGCTGCTGGCTTCTAATCCCTTGGCTCTTCTTCCTGTTTTCCAGGGCCCCCAGATCTATATCCCACCGAGTACACCCTGACGAAACAGGCTTTCATTTTAAGCTTTGTACAGAACCTAACAGTCATGGAAATTaagttttaacttctttttttttaatctttagaatCTACACAGAGCAGGTCCCCCTCTGGGGAGTGAGGTGTAAGCAAGCCTCCCAGAATCCTGCTCCTCCCACACCTGCTCTAAGCATGCTCAGCCCTGTCCTGACTGGTCTCAGCCTACCACCCCTGTAtgggcagggaagggaagggtgaGACTCTGGGAAGTCTGTGTGTCTGATGCACACACCCTGGGGCTGGGGTCTGTTTCCAGGGCGAAGGCTTGTACCAGGCCATTTATAGCCTTGCCATCAAGAACTGGCCAGGAGGGCAGGAACACAGAGCCTGGTCTGAGTTTCAACAATAAAGAAGTGCCCCTCTGAGTTCCTGATTCCAAGGGTTTCTACCTGCAGCtgtaaagtgttaaaaaaaaaaaaaaaatccttcctggCCAACTTATGCAGCCACCTGAATATCCAATAAGTGAAGAATGAATGAGGGTAAAATCAGTCTATCCACTGTATAAAACACTAtgcaaatagtaaaaatatttaatttttactgtgagcatatattacttttaaaaatttaatgatgtAACCAAATGGAAAAGAGCTAATGATTTAACAGTAAATGAAAAAAGTAGGCCATAAAAGTTTAATTACGACtccaaaacacaaaaagcaacaacAGTGCCAACTTTCACAAAATGGAGGAAATAAACCAGGATGCTCTTGGTAGCTGTTCACCCCAACTCCCCTGATGTCCTAGCCTGTAAGTATATGCAAGTTATCTGCTGTCCTTGAATAAGTATTGGGCTTAGGGATGAACTCATCTGTTTGCCAAATTTGCTATATAAAAGATTATACtccttataaaatgaaaaaaattaaagtatataaaaataagactGGTGTCAGGAagttccatggtggtccagtgattgaaaTTTGGCACTTTCATTGCcctgggcctgggtttgatccctagtagGCAAGCTGGGATCCCAGAAGCTGCACGGCTCAACCCAAAAAAAGACTGAATTCAATAACCCACAATTCAGATGGGGGGAGGGGCTTTAATGTTGTTCGTATCAAATGTCAAATCTGCAAAAAAATTATGGTTACAAACAGGAAAACCAAGTCACTTCGACCAATGGAATTTGAAGTTActgggaaaagaaaatgtaaactcTGTTCCATGTGGAATGACAAGGCTTATAACACCTCAACGTTTTCGACGACTCTCAAATTTGTAAATAGCTGGGGAGTTCActgtttctttcttcactttcaccttccgAGTTTTATcctacaaaagaataaaaaagttacCAGTAAGTCACAGGAGAGGGCTGTGTAAAATAGAAAGTTTTATAACTAAAGCCCCTAATTCAGCccatctcaacattcaaaagagaCAAAGCCCTTCGTTCTAAGGCATCCCTGACTGGATGACTCAAGTCCTCCCCCAGGCTTCCATAATGATGTTGGCTGTGCAGAAGTTCTTGTGAAAACTGAGAAGAAAGGTCCTcaaatcatctttttttcttttttggtagggCTTCTCTTATGGAACCCCAGTTGAGAAAGGCAGACCAAAATGATCTGCAAAGTCAAAGAATTTGACATTTAGAGGAATGATAATAATATGAAAGGGGCATCTTATATTCCTTAGCTCTGCTATTTAACTACACGATGTTGTCTATTTTTAAATACCAGTGAATGACACGCACTGTTTTGTTAACCTGTTTAAATGTTACAGATAGCTGTTCATAAGCTATAAAGTTCACATGCCACCCGATCCTACCCTTAGCTGTTCCAAAGCACGGACTAATAAGCCCCTTATTACCTTCTTAATCAAGGAACATTTCAAGACTGTCAGAGTAACAGACACTGGCTCAAACCACTGCCCCTGAGGAGCAGACATTTTCATTGGGGTTGATTTACACACAGCTGAAATCCAGTTTCAGTTAAGACCtttacaaggaaaaaataaaatgaatgcctAAGACTCTCTCTCCTCACCAGAAGATCTTTGCGAGTCTGAATTTTCTGTGCAATAACGAACAATTTTTTCTCACGCTCAATCCGCTGTGTCAGGCAGTCATActgcttctgcctctctctcGCTATCCGCTGCAGAGAAAGCACATATTTTCAGTGAAACAATTAACAggataaaaatgagtaagaaaCTGTTTTTGAGTCCACTTAGGCCCAAATGCATAAATGGTTTCATCAATTCCCTCCTTACTTCAGAATCAATGTAACAAGACACTCTgaagttgtccattttaaaagTACCGCATTCCAGAGGCCAGCGGAAACTTGGAGACTTCCCCAGGGACACACGGTTCACCTGGAGCAGAGGCAGGACTGCGCCTCGAGACTCACAGATCCCAGGATCTTTCCACGACTACTCAGAGCTGCTTCACCCTTTGAGTGAGCATCCCAGTCACCTAATGGGACACAGTGTATAGAGAAGCAGAGAAGGGTCCCTGGGCAGTGACCGCAGAACTCAAGAGAGCAGAAGGACTCTGTCTGTAAAATTCTCACTGCTGATGACCCCTCACAGTCCAACAGTCCTTCATTCTTCCATGGTGACACCATGGACAGGAACTcccctgccagtgtaggggacacgggttcgaaccctagtccaggaagatttcatgtaccacagagcaactaagcccacgcatcCCAACTACTGAGCCGGCAAGCCCTTGCGCGCACGCTCCAGAATGAGAAaaaccaccacgatgagaagcccttgcaccacaacatGAGAGCAGCCCCTgatcgccgcaactagagaaaacccccaTGCAGCAataagacccagagcaaccaaaaaaaaaaaaagaaatggtcctTCAATACGAGGGAATTATGGACCTCTGAGAAAGCTttggattctttctttttttggagatTCTTTCTTgacataaatgtacatatatgtttGTATTCAATTCATGCAAACATATATACCTAGTCACATAAAATTTTAAGATGGGAAGAGGATGTTCACAGACTTCCTACAGCCCATTCATGGATTCCCCAAACCCTCCAAGTTACAGACTAAAAATTCCCTCGTAAGCCACCACTAGCAGTCTcttaatcaaaataattttgctttaaataagAGATTTAAAATGACCACCACACCCAGACAGAAGGGCAAGactcaaactttcccagcttcTCCAAAGGTACGTTGGTGAACTATCCTACACAGGACCAGTCTCTTTAGGGACTACTGCAACACTTGAGACGTGTCAGTAAGACAGCTACTGAAAACACAACTCCCGGACAGACAAAGTGAGCACTGGAACACTAGGTCAGCCAGCTCTTCAGCTGGAAGTGTCAGCTACAAAGAGGGGGGTATCACTGGGCCTCAGACTTGAACGATCCACCGAATCTAGCACAGTCTCACAGCAGTGGTTTCAGACAGCTTTTGTTTTCACTTCATTGCACAGACTGTCAAATTTATGGGATTACCCAATATAGTCAAACTAATTAGGGGTATTTATATTACCAAAGCAAGTTTAGCTGCCTCTGAGCTAGAGAAGCTGCTGTGAAATTAAACATTGGAAGCAAAGCTGATGCGGTGTAAATGATTCAAATCAAAACAGAACAGCTGTCTGCTTGAAACACATTGACAgcagttttttaaatgaatcagtcAGAAGTGAGAGTTCAACTCCAGAAGACTTGGAGAAAAAGCATGTCTTCTACATGAACCCAGTTATAGCAATGGAAAACACCATAAGGACAAATTGATACAAAATCTGGGCTACAAATGCAGAACATGAAAGACCTTTGGATATGCACAGGCACTGTTAAAGGTTTACTATCAAAGTATACCAAATCCCTTCATCTTCAGTGTCCACCCCCctccatattttaaaactgttacCATCTGTTACAGCACTGAAAGCACAAGCCCAGGGTCAGAGGTGGAGTCAGATGCAgatctagggaattccctggcggtgcaatggttaggactccgtgctttgcTGTGGCCCAGATTCAATTCttagtcagggaaccaagatctcacAAActtcacagcatggccaaaaaaaaaaaaaaagaagaaaataaatgcagaCCTAAAGACCAGAACCTATGCTCCTGACCACTATGCCACACATCCTCCAATCTCAGAAACTAAGAAAACTTCCTCCACTTCCATTCCCATCACCAAAGTCTCCTCCTACTTCTCCAAGAGAACTTAGTACTTTTTCCACAAATAATCTTATGGAATGCTGGGGGGGTAGcgggggaggaggaaaggaaccTAGATTCCCATAAACTCCGACctgaagaaaaatggagaaacttACCTTAAGTCGAGCTTGATTGTTAActcctttcactttctccttctgCAAGGTCTCTATCGTGGGTCTGTTAAAGACTCTGTCAACTAGCTCTGGGGCTGTTCGCAGGTGAGTGGCAATATCAAACTGTTCAACTGCAAGTCAAGGCAATCCTTAAGGTGCTGTCTCCAACACCAAACAACACAGACCAACATGCTAGACTGTCCCAGAAACCTTCATACATTTCATACCTTCCTTTTTGGTGtcaaaaaaaaacacatgtttaTTCTGTTGCTTCCCCTGGAAATCCAGCAGATGGAGCTCTGCTTTTAGTCTTTCAATTTTCTGGAACACAGAATATAGTCTCATTTTATGTTGGGTTCTTCTAGGATATCAGAAATGAGTTTGCAAAAGTTTAGACCATTTCACATCATTGTCACCAGCTAGCAAAGAATTCTGAATTTGAAAgaattcattctttcaaaagaaagGACCACTAAAATGTATCAAGCACCAACCATATGTCAGCTACAAGCATAGCCAGGCACTGCAcaaaactcatttaatccttacaacaattcTATGAGATAGAAATAAGCAAACAGCCCCAGGAAGTTCATTTGTCCATAATCATGGGGTTAATAAAAGGCAGAGCCCAAATTTAAACCTAAATTTGTCTCATTCTCAAACTTGACCTCTTTCTACTCTACCATGCTAAATATACCTTTAAAACATTATCATAATCAAGTGTACTTTAAGATTAGAAATGCCAGAAGGAATCAACTTATAACTTGAGATCAATggatttctatttctcttcttaacCAAGAAAAACATATCAGGATAAACATTTTTAGCTGTTACCTTTGCTTCTGcaacccttttcatttctatatatttgATGTCCTGAGTTCTCATTAGCTTGAGCTGCTCTGGAGTTACTTCTTCCTTTGTCTCCTTAATAACATGAACTCCATCCTAAAAATCCAAATCGAGAAGATACAGTTCATATTAGAGTAAAATCATTAACAAGTTGTTGGCACAGTTCATGGCTGGACCAAAGGCTACATATGACAGTCACTCAATGCACCAGGCCTCTAAGACATTTTCAACTCAGCACCTCCTGTCACCAACTCAGAACAGCTCCAGCAGTATTTGGATTGAACCCGCACACTACAGATAGAGGTCTAAGAGAAGTGTTCTCTAAATATGGCCCAATGACTGACACGTCTATTGCACTATGACCAGCAGTCTAGACGTTCAAGTTTGTATACTTTGAAAATGTAGATGATGCCAAGGAAACAGAGTGTGCCAATGGAATGGAGCTTGATGAACATAGGATCAGAGCTGATTACTCTACAGCAAAAAAAACACATAATCCTACGCCAGGAATCTACACGGGGAGATCTACCTGTGGGAGCTCATGCCGTCAAGATTACTACAACAGAGGATATGCTTGAGGCTATGATGTTCAGGACTGTCATAGTGGATCATACGAAGGAAGTGAAGGCAGAGGATGGGGAACTGCTCAAGACAGGGATCAGACCTACAGAAGACAGTGACTGTCTTCTCCCTACTGTAGTTGTGGAGGATACAGATCACATCCCAGATCGTGATCATATTCGCCTCACTGCTACTAAGCAAGAAGTTGAAGACTTTCTAAAGCCAGTCCTAGAGTTAGGATATTGTCTGtggataatattttttaaaaagtgaacagtGACTTTTTACACCTTCTATGATAACTACTTTTGGTGGAATTGAAATGTTATTTTCATTCTGCACTCAGtgcttttttcagtgttttcagaAAAGCATgttctgcatatatttttttacagTCTAAATTCTGATTGCTGAGAAGTTTCTACTGtacaaaatttcatttaaatggtTTTTCTACTGAATCCAGGGTATTCTGAAGATTGAAGCCTGTGTGTAAAATCCTTCCAAAGGCAAAAAGCAACAATAAAGTTTGGATTTTACTTTTCTAacataaaaaaaaggaaaaagaatgggaATGGTTCCAGGCATCAAACAACTGAGATTCAGGGGCAGAAACACATGCTGCTCGTGAAAGGGCAGCTTCACCCTGGATACTGACCAGGAGCACCTGACCAACTGGAGAAGAGCTAAATAAAAGCCCAAgatcctctctctccatctcctccctCATCCCTATTTTCCTTCTTGAGTTGGAGCTCAAAATACCAACTAATCCATTAAGCACTCACCTGGAGTTTAAC is a window of Muntiacus reevesi chromosome 1, mMunRee1.1, whole genome shotgun sequence DNA encoding:
- the UTP11 gene encoding probable U3 small nucleolar RNA-associated protein 11 yields the protein MAAAFRKAAKSRQREHRERSQPGFRKHLGLLEKKKDYKLRADDYRKKQEYLRALRKKALEKNPDEFYYKMTRVKLQDGVHVIKETKEEVTPEQLKLMRTQDIKYIEMKRVAEAKKIERLKAELHLLDFQGKQQNKHVFFFDTKKEVEQFDIATHLRTAPELVDRVFNRPTIETLQKEKVKGVNNQARLKRIARERQKQYDCLTQRIEREKKLFVIAQKIQTRKDLLDKTRKVKVKKETVNSPAIYKFESRRKR